From Syngnathus typhle isolate RoL2023-S1 ecotype Sweden linkage group LG13, RoL_Styp_1.0, whole genome shotgun sequence, a single genomic window includes:
- the LOC133165181 gene encoding claudin-7-like isoform X2, with the protein MANSGIQLLGFSLAFLGFIGAIASTIMVEWKASSYAGDNIVTAQALYEGLWKSCAAQSTGQVQCKVYDSILQLPGLLALVGTSWYGHRIAQEFYNPFTPTNSRYEFGSALYVGWGAASLIMIGGGFLCCNCSKNDSGKASRYPRTNPASNSGKDYV; encoded by the exons ATGGCCAATTCTGGAATACAACTTCTTGGCTTCTCACTAGCCTTTCTGGGCTTCATTGGCGCCATCGCATCCACCATCATGGTGGAATGGAAGGCTTCATCGTACGCTGGAGACAACATTGTTACAGCTCAGGCGCTTTATGAAGGCCTTTGGAAGTCATGTGCAGCACAGAGCACGGGCCAAGTTCAGTGCAAAGTGTATGATTCAATTCTCCAACTACCAG GTCTGCTTGCTCTGGTGGGAACATCTTGGTACGGCCACAGAATAGCCCAGGAATTTTACAACCCGTTCACACCGACCAATTCCAG GTATGAATTTGGAAGCGCCCTGTATGTGGGATGGGGAGCTGCAAGCCTCATCATGATCGGGGGAGGCTTCCTGTGCTGCAACTGCTCCAAAAACGACTCGGGCAAAGCTTCACGCTACCCACGAACAAACCCGGCCAGCAACTCGGGCAAAGACTACGTGTAG
- the LOC133165181 gene encoding claudin-1-like isoform X1 has protein sequence MANSGIQLLGFSLAFLGFIGAIASTIMVEWKASSYAGDNIVTAQALYEGLWKSCAAQSTGQVQCKVYDSILQLPGIVLGTRGLMLAAIFICLIALLVATMGMKCTTCLADQPEQKNKVALSSGIILIIAGLLALVGTSWYGHRIAQEFYNPFTPTNSRYEFGSALYVGWGAASLIMIGGGFLCCNCSKNDSGKASRYPRTNPASNSGKDYV, from the exons ATGGCCAATTCTGGAATACAACTTCTTGGCTTCTCACTAGCCTTTCTGGGCTTCATTGGCGCCATCGCATCCACCATCATGGTGGAATGGAAGGCTTCATCGTACGCTGGAGACAACATTGTTACAGCTCAGGCGCTTTATGAAGGCCTTTGGAAGTCATGTGCAGCACAGAGCACGGGCCAAGTTCAGTGCAAAGTGTATGATTCAATTCTCCAACTACCAG GCATTGTTTTGGGCACACGAGGACTGATGTTGGCGGCCATCTTTATCTGCTTGATTGCCCTCTTGGTGGCAACGATGGGCATGAAGTGCACCACGTGTTTGGCAGACCAGCCGGAGCAGAAAAACAAAGTGGCTTTAAGTAGCGGAATCATCCTGATTATAGCTG GTCTGCTTGCTCTGGTGGGAACATCTTGGTACGGCCACAGAATAGCCCAGGAATTTTACAACCCGTTCACACCGACCAATTCCAG GTATGAATTTGGAAGCGCCCTGTATGTGGGATGGGGAGCTGCAAGCCTCATCATGATCGGGGGAGGCTTCCTGTGCTGCAACTGCTCCAAAAACGACTCGGGCAAAGCTTCACGCTACCCACGAACAAACCCGGCCAGCAACTCGGGCAAAGACTACGTGTAG
- the LOC133165140 gene encoding epidermal growth factor receptor substrate 15-like 1 isoform X2 yields the protein MAALMTLSQLSSGNPAYESYYRQLDPLISGKISAGDAAQFLKKSGLSDITLGKGFFIALRLVASAQSGHDISISNLSQTVPPPKFRDTSSPLSSTPAPDSHWAIRPDEKGKFEGIFESLTPVNGLLSGDKVKPVLINSKLPLDLLGKIWDLGDADKDGYLDKEEFIVVMHFVYRAMEKEPVPAVLPASLIPPSKRKKVAGTIPGAVAVLPSRSASFALKDSTRSISPLAGASPLASASPVTRPMAKLTPLHSSKTSKQPEQPWVVPVADRERYSDIFKKTDTDHDGLVDGTQVIEIFMHSSLSQTMLAQIWGLADTKQTGKLSQEQFCLAMHLIQQKITKGIDPPTDLTPDMIPPSERTTSTPPFYSPSNALRSVWFHGSSRRN from the exons ATGGCGGCGCTCATGACTCTCAGCCAG TTATCGAGTGGCAACCCAGCCTACGAGAGCTACTACAGACAG TTGGATCCATTGATCAGTGGCAAGATATCGGCTGGGGATGCAGCTCAGTTCCTGAAAAAGTCGGGGCTGTCAGACATCACACTCGGAAAG GGTTTCTTCATCGCCTTGAGACTGGTTGCCTCGGCGCAGTCAGGGCATGACATTAGCATCAGCAACCTCAGCCAAACGGTGCCACCTCCTAAATTT CGAGACACGAGCAGCCCATTATCAAGCACTCCAGCGCCAGACTCGCATTGGGCCATAAGG CCAGACGAAAAAGGGAAATTCGAGGGTATTTTTGAGAGTCTGACCCCCGTTAATGGCCTCCTCTCCGGTGATAAAGTCAAGCCCGTCTTGATCAACTCCAAACTACCTCTGGATCTGTTGGGGAAG ATTTGGGATCTGGGCGACGCAGACAAAGATGGCTACTTGGACAAAGAGGAATTCATTGTG GTCATGCATTTTGTGTACCGAGCCATGGAAAAGGAGCCGGTACCGGCCGTCCTGCCTGCATCCCTCATCCCACCCTCCAAAAGGAAAAAGGTGGCGGGCACGATACCCGGCGCTGTGGCCGTGCTGCCCTCCAGGTCCGCGTCTTTTGCTCTCAAGGACAGCACGAGAAGCATCTCTCCCCTCGCTGGCGCCTCTCCTCTCGCCAGCGCCTCTCCCGTCACCAGGCCAATGGCCAAGCTAACCCCGCTACACTCCTCTAAAACCAGCAAACAG CCGGAGCAGCCATGGGTGGTGCCGGTGGCTGACAGGGAGCGATACAGCGACATCTTCAAGAAAACCGACACAGATCATGACGGACTTGTCGATGGAACTCAAGTCATCGAGATCTTCATGCACTCCAGCCTCTCCCAGACCATGCTGGCCCAAATCTG GGGCCTGGCCGACACCAAACAGACGGGCAAGCTGAGCCAAGAGCAGTTCTGCCTGGCCATGCATTTGATCCAGCAGAAGATCACCAAAGGCATCGACCCGCCAACCGATCTGACGCCGGACATGATTCCCCCCTCAGAGCGGACGACAAGTACGCCTCCC TTCTACTCTCCCAGCAATGCACTTCGGAGTGTGTGGTTCCACGGTTCCAGCAGAAGGAATTAA
- the LOC133165140 gene encoding epidermal growth factor receptor substrate 15-like 1 isoform X1 produces the protein MAALMTLSQLSSGNPAYESYYRQLDPLISGKISAGDAAQFLKKSGLSDITLGKIWDLADSERKGYLDKRGFFIALRLVASAQSGHDISISNLSQTVPPPKFRDTSSPLSSTPAPDSHWAIRPDEKGKFEGIFESLTPVNGLLSGDKVKPVLINSKLPLDLLGKIWDLGDADKDGYLDKEEFIVVMHFVYRAMEKEPVPAVLPASLIPPSKRKKVAGTIPGAVAVLPSRSASFALKDSTRSISPLAGASPLASASPVTRPMAKLTPLHSSKTSKQPEQPWVVPVADRERYSDIFKKTDTDHDGLVDGTQVIEIFMHSSLSQTMLAQIWGLADTKQTGKLSQEQFCLAMHLIQQKITKGIDPPTDLTPDMIPPSERTTSTPPFYSPSNALRSVWFHGSSRRN, from the exons ATGGCGGCGCTCATGACTCTCAGCCAG TTATCGAGTGGCAACCCAGCCTACGAGAGCTACTACAGACAG TTGGATCCATTGATCAGTGGCAAGATATCGGCTGGGGATGCAGCTCAGTTCCTGAAAAAGTCGGGGCTGTCAGACATCACACTCGGAAAG ATATGGGATTTGGCTGACTCAGAGCGAAAAGGCTATTTGGACAAGCGG GGTTTCTTCATCGCCTTGAGACTGGTTGCCTCGGCGCAGTCAGGGCATGACATTAGCATCAGCAACCTCAGCCAAACGGTGCCACCTCCTAAATTT CGAGACACGAGCAGCCCATTATCAAGCACTCCAGCGCCAGACTCGCATTGGGCCATAAGG CCAGACGAAAAAGGGAAATTCGAGGGTATTTTTGAGAGTCTGACCCCCGTTAATGGCCTCCTCTCCGGTGATAAAGTCAAGCCCGTCTTGATCAACTCCAAACTACCTCTGGATCTGTTGGGGAAG ATTTGGGATCTGGGCGACGCAGACAAAGATGGCTACTTGGACAAAGAGGAATTCATTGTG GTCATGCATTTTGTGTACCGAGCCATGGAAAAGGAGCCGGTACCGGCCGTCCTGCCTGCATCCCTCATCCCACCCTCCAAAAGGAAAAAGGTGGCGGGCACGATACCCGGCGCTGTGGCCGTGCTGCCCTCCAGGTCCGCGTCTTTTGCTCTCAAGGACAGCACGAGAAGCATCTCTCCCCTCGCTGGCGCCTCTCCTCTCGCCAGCGCCTCTCCCGTCACCAGGCCAATGGCCAAGCTAACCCCGCTACACTCCTCTAAAACCAGCAAACAG CCGGAGCAGCCATGGGTGGTGCCGGTGGCTGACAGGGAGCGATACAGCGACATCTTCAAGAAAACCGACACAGATCATGACGGACTTGTCGATGGAACTCAAGTCATCGAGATCTTCATGCACTCCAGCCTCTCCCAGACCATGCTGGCCCAAATCTG GGGCCTGGCCGACACCAAACAGACGGGCAAGCTGAGCCAAGAGCAGTTCTGCCTGGCCATGCATTTGATCCAGCAGAAGATCACCAAAGGCATCGACCCGCCAACCGATCTGACGCCGGACATGATTCCCCCCTCAGAGCGGACGACAAGTACGCCTCCC TTCTACTCTCCCAGCAATGCACTTCGGAGTGTGTGGTTCCACGGTTCCAGCAGAAGGAATTAA